In a genomic window of Microterricola viridarii:
- a CDS encoding AAA family ATPase, protein MARAQQGADAVAGMPLAELASRGAQIMANVESVIDGKHLAVRTALTVLLAGGHLLIEDVPGVGKTMLAKALATSVDCTVSRIQFTPDLLPSDVTGVSIFNQAERRFEFKPGAVFANIVIGDEINRASPKTQSALLECMEERQVTVDGTTYALTSPFTVVATQNPIEMEGTYALPEAQRDRFMARISMGYPDTESELAMLDARDTSSPLARIGAVVSGDELRAMMQTARTVYASPGIKEYAVSIARASREDRDLRLGASPRATLQLVRAAKAHAALHGRDFVLPDDIDELVVAVLGHRLVPTSRALGHHHQDSAPLIEEVVRRIVAATPVPVGSTQRG, encoded by the coding sequence GGATGCCGTCGCCGGCATGCCGCTGGCAGAACTCGCATCCCGCGGGGCCCAGATCATGGCGAACGTCGAATCGGTGATCGACGGGAAGCACCTCGCCGTGCGCACGGCGCTGACCGTGTTGCTGGCCGGGGGACACCTGCTCATCGAGGACGTCCCCGGCGTCGGCAAGACCATGCTGGCCAAGGCGCTCGCCACCTCCGTCGACTGCACGGTGAGCCGCATCCAGTTCACGCCAGACCTCCTGCCGAGCGACGTCACCGGCGTGTCGATCTTCAACCAGGCCGAGCGCCGGTTCGAGTTCAAGCCGGGCGCCGTCTTCGCCAACATCGTCATCGGCGACGAGATCAACCGGGCCAGCCCGAAGACGCAGTCGGCGCTGCTGGAGTGCATGGAGGAGCGCCAGGTGACCGTCGACGGCACCACCTATGCGCTGACCAGCCCGTTCACGGTCGTCGCCACCCAGAACCCGATCGAGATGGAGGGCACCTACGCGCTGCCTGAGGCCCAGCGGGACCGGTTCATGGCCCGCATCTCCATGGGCTACCCCGACACCGAGAGCGAGCTGGCGATGCTCGACGCGCGCGACACGTCCAGCCCGCTCGCGCGCATCGGCGCCGTCGTCAGCGGCGACGAGCTGCGCGCCATGATGCAGACGGCTCGCACCGTGTACGCCTCGCCCGGGATCAAGGAATATGCCGTGAGCATCGCCAGGGCGAGCCGCGAGGACAGGGACCTGCGGCTGGGGGCCAGCCCGCGGGCCACCCTGCAGCTGGTGCGCGCCGCCAAGGCCCACGCCGCGCTGCACGGGCGCGACTTCGTGCTGCCGGACGACATCGACGAACTCGTCGTTGCCGTGCTCGGCCACCGACTGGTGCCGACCAGCCGGGCGCTCGGGCACCACCACCAGGACAGCGCACCGCTGATCGAAGAAGTGGTCAGGCGCATCGTCGCGGCCACGCCCGTACCCGTCGGCTCGACTCAGCGCGGTTAG
- a CDS encoding DUF58 domain-containing protein yields MSAGSANGGLLPRRDWWPRLSRRGWAFLIVGVSLVAGALLFSRREFLFIAFVLIAVPIVALCYVALRGARVHVTRVFAPGIVAAGGEAVVSLTVRNIGRRASFGARWRDQADDGIHVPAGALLPALGRYQPGQGGGEDTARLEYTLRPRRRGVYDIGPLVLGMVDPFGLAYAERPVGEPHDLIVTPRVSALPDRGRSLSSGTGAVHELLRHTNPNSDELIAREYRPGDPLRRVHWAATAKRDELMVRQEEQRSNPEARLIVDTTLSGASAAERTGVRQRYGRLDAAVELGMEAVASIGVHLLAAGFRLDVVETGPSQLAPGQPGSESGRGGLRGDAPSSFRAPGGDRGLLEGLANLQVPSPGLRATEEQSAGSVLRNSSAHLPALAVLIDIDDRETEELAALRPYCEPAVAFVLNTMRRAAIERLVDAGWHCIELRSPEQLPDAWAEAQRGRVQDVA; encoded by the coding sequence ATGAGCGCGGGATCAGCGAACGGCGGGCTTCTGCCGCGGCGTGACTGGTGGCCGCGGCTCAGCCGGCGCGGCTGGGCGTTCCTCATCGTCGGCGTCTCGCTCGTGGCTGGGGCGCTGCTGTTCAGCCGGCGGGAGTTCCTCTTCATCGCCTTCGTGCTGATCGCCGTGCCGATCGTCGCGCTCTGCTACGTGGCCCTGCGCGGGGCGCGCGTGCACGTGACGCGGGTGTTCGCCCCGGGGATCGTCGCGGCGGGCGGCGAGGCGGTCGTGTCGCTCACGGTGCGCAACATCGGCCGGCGTGCCAGCTTCGGCGCGCGCTGGCGCGATCAGGCCGACGACGGCATCCACGTGCCGGCCGGCGCGCTCCTGCCTGCCCTCGGCCGCTACCAGCCGGGTCAGGGCGGCGGAGAGGACACCGCCAGGCTCGAGTACACGCTCCGGCCCCGGCGGCGCGGCGTGTACGACATCGGGCCCCTCGTGCTCGGGATGGTGGACCCCTTCGGCCTGGCCTACGCCGAGCGGCCGGTCGGCGAGCCGCACGACCTCATCGTGACGCCGCGGGTGAGCGCGCTGCCCGACAGGGGGCGCTCGCTGAGCTCCGGCACGGGGGCGGTGCACGAACTGCTGCGCCACACGAACCCGAACTCGGACGAGCTCATCGCCCGCGAGTACCGGCCGGGCGACCCGCTGCGCCGGGTGCACTGGGCGGCGACGGCCAAACGGGACGAGCTGATGGTTCGCCAGGAGGAGCAGCGCAGCAACCCGGAGGCGCGGCTCATCGTGGACACCACCCTGTCCGGCGCTTCGGCCGCCGAGCGAACCGGCGTGCGCCAGCGCTACGGACGTCTCGACGCCGCGGTGGAACTGGGGATGGAGGCCGTGGCCTCCATCGGAGTGCACCTCCTGGCCGCCGGGTTTCGGCTGGACGTGGTCGAGACGGGACCGAGCCAACTGGCGCCAGGCCAACCGGGCAGCGAGAGCGGCCGCGGCGGCTTGCGCGGGGACGCCCCGAGCTCCTTCCGCGCGCCGGGTGGGGACCGCGGGCTGCTGGAGGGCCTCGCGAACCTGCAGGTGCCATCGCCCGGACTGCGCGCGACGGAGGAGCAGTCCGCCGGGAGCGTGCTGCGCAACTCCAGTGCCCACCTGCCCGCCCTGGCCGTGCTCATCGACATCGACGACCGGGAGACCGAGGAGTTGGCGGCGCTCCGCCCCTACTGCGAGCCCGCGGTCGCGTTCGTGCTGAACACGATGCGCCGCGCCGCCATCGAGCGTCTCGTGGACGCCGGCTGGCACTGCATCGAGTTGCGGAGCCCC